The Fusarium keratoplasticum isolate Fu6.1 chromosome 8, whole genome shotgun sequence genome includes a region encoding these proteins:
- a CDS encoding N-acetyltransferase domain-containing protein, producing the protein MASIALRPATLADSDAISNIHYEALNRYHVFYAAFFQKHPRDIIRIADRGAIQDPGRTVVVAEEEGGEIVGFIIYQIANSNSNKSDEDTRDGPPLSISEPKEHLKELWDRFNERNAEMDKCKEEAIKGQKHYGTFPSTKAVECYLLTCSLEVLQLMVHPSHQRSGVGGRLLSSALAKADADSAPTLVTSSAEGHGLYLRNGFRSLGKTWPVDNARWAGEAAKLDEKLGPDFVAACSDLYEEEDCMIRQPSFRR; encoded by the coding sequence ATGGCTTCAATCGCCCTCCGCCCAGCAACCCTCGCCGACAGCgacgccatctccaacataCACTACGAAGCCCTCAACAGATATCACGTCTTCTACGCCGCCTTTTTCCAAAAACATCCACGCGACATCATCCGCATCGCAGACCGCGGAGCAATCCAAGATCCAGGGAGGACCGTGGTggtggcagaggaggaggggggagagaTCGTGGGGTTCATAATCTACCAGATCGCGAACTCGAACTCGAACAAGAGCGACGAGGATACAAGGGATGGACCTCCGCTTTCCATCTCGGAGCCGAAGGAGCACCTCAAGGAGTTGTGGGATCGGTTCAATGAGAGGAATGCAGAGATGGACAAGTGCAAGGAAGAAGCTATCAAAGGACAGAAACACTACGGCACGTTTCCATCTACAAAGGCTGTTGAATGCTATTTACTGACTTGTAGTCTAGAGGTACTCCAACTCATGGTTCACCCGTCCCACCAGCGAAGCGGGGTCGGAGGCCGGCTCCTGAGCTCCGcgctcgccaaggccgacgccGACTCAGCTCCGACCCTCGTCACGTCGTCGGCCGAGGGCCACGGCCTGTACCTCAGAAACGGATTCCGCTCCTTGGGAAAGACGTGGCCGGTGGACAATGCGCGGTGGGCGGGAGAAGCCGCAAAGCTCGACGAGAAACTCGGGCCTGATTTTGTAGCGGCGTGCAGCGACCTTTacgaagaggaggattgCATGATCCGGCAGCCCAGCTTCCGGAGGTGA